One Choloepus didactylus isolate mChoDid1 chromosome 8, mChoDid1.pri, whole genome shotgun sequence DNA window includes the following coding sequences:
- the FBXL14 gene encoding F-box/LRR-repeat protein 14 isoform X1, with product METHISCLFPELLAMIFGYLDVRDKGRAAQVCTAWRDAAYHKSVWRGVEAKLHLRRANPSLFPSLQARGIRRVQILSLRRSLSYVIQGMANIESLNLSGCYNLTDNGLGHAFVQEIGSLRALNLSLCKQITDSSLGRIAQYLKGLEVLELGGCSNITNTGLLLIAWGLQRLKSLNLRSCRHLSDVGIGHLAGMTRSAAEGCLGLEQLTLQDCQKLTDLSLKHISRGLTGLRLLNLSFCGGISDAGLLHLSHMGSLRSLNLRSCDNISDTGIMHLAMGSLRLSGLDVSFCDKVGDQSLAYIAQGLDGLKSLSLCSCHISDDGINRMVRQMHGLRTLNIGQCVRITDKGLELIAEHLSQLTGIDLYGCTRITKRGLERITQLPCLKHPSHQGPILIPSGDGNRPDPSLLCYPTLHSCLSPEDEEMDPATCSPTPLQGDGALIQLLFPHCDASENGVGVGGEWLALSTLGELRKMSAFT from the exons atGGAGACCCACATCTCATGCTTGTTCCCCGAGCTGCTGGCCATGATCTTCGGCTACCTGGACGTCCGGGACAAGGGGCGCGCGGCGCAGGTGTGCACGGCCTGGCGGGACGCCGCCTACCACAAGTCGGTGTGGCGGGGTGTGGAGGCCAAGCTGCACCTGCGCCGGGCCAACCCGTCGCTGTTCCCCAGCCTGCAGGCCCGGGGCATCCGCCGGGTACAGATCCTGAGTCTCCGTCGCAGCCTCAGCTACGTGATCCAGGGCATGGCCAACATCGAGAGCCTCAACCTCAGCGGTTGCTACAACCTCACCGACAACGGGCTGGGCCACGCGTTCGTGCAGGAGATCGGCTCCCTGCGCGCCCTCAACCTGAGCCTCTGCAAGCAGATCACTGACAGCAGCCTGGGCCGCATAGCCCAGTACCTCAAGGGCCTGGAGGTGCTGGAGCTGGGGGGCTGCAGCAACATCACCAACACTGGCCTCTTGCTCATCGCCTGGGGCCTGCAGCGCCTCAAGAGCCTTAACCTCCGCAGCTGTCGCCACCTCTCGGACGTGGGCATCGGGCACCTGGCCGGCATGACACGCAGTGCGGCTGAGGGCTGCCTGGGCCTGGAGCAGCTCACGCTGCAGGACTGCCAGAAGCTCACCGATCTTTCCCTAAAGCACATCTCCCGCGGGCTGACGGGCCTGAGGCTCCTCAACCTTAGCTTCTGCGGGGGCATCTCAGACGCGGGCCTCCTGCACCTGTCGCACATGGGCAGCCTACGCAGCCTTAACCTGCGCTCCTGTGACAACATCAGTGACACAGGCATCATGCATCTGGCTATGGGCAGCCTGCGCCTCTCCGGACTGGATGTGTCCTTCTGTGACAAGGTTGGGGACCAGAGTCTGGCCTACATAGCTCAGGGGCTGGACGGCCTCAAGTCCCTCTCCCTCTGCTCCTGCCACATCAGTGACGATGGCATAAACCGCATGGTGCGGCAGATGCATGGGCTGCGCACGCTCAACATCGGACAGTGCGTTCGCATCACGGACAAGGGCCTGGAGCTAATCGCTGAGCACCTGAGCCAGCTTACCGGCATCGACCTGTACGGTTGTACCCGAATCACCAAGCGCGGCCTGGAGCGCATTACGCAGCTGCCCTGCCTCAAG caCCCATCCCACCAAGGGCCCATTCTCATCCCATCTGGGGATGGAAACCGACCTGACCCATCACTCCTCTGCTACCCGACCCTGCATTCCTGTCTTTCCCCTGAGGATGAAGAGATGGACCCAGCTACTTGCTCACCCACTCCTCTGCAGGGGGATGGAGCACTGATTCAGCTACTGTTTCCCCACTGCGATGCATctgaaaatggggtgggggtggggggagaatggCTAGCCCTTTCCACCCTTGGGGAGTTGAGGAAAATGTCTGCCTTCACTTAA
- the FBXL14 gene encoding F-box/LRR-repeat protein 14 isoform X2 produces the protein METHISCLFPELLAMIFGYLDVRDKGRAAQVCTAWRDAAYHKSVWRGVEAKLHLRRANPSLFPSLQARGIRRVQILSLRRSLSYVIQGMANIESLNLSGCYNLTDNGLGHAFVQEIGSLRALNLSLCKQITDSSLGRIAQYLKGLEVLELGGCSNITNTGLLLIAWGLQRLKSLNLRSCRHLSDVGIGHLAGMTRSAAEGCLGLEQLTLQDCQKLTDLSLKHISRGLTGLRLLNLSFCGGISDAGLLHLSHMGSLRSLNLRSCDNISDTGIMHLAMGSLRLSGLDVSFCDKVGDQSLAYIAQGLDGLKSLSLCSCHISDDGINRMVRQMHGLRTLNIGQCVRITDKGLELIAEHLSQLTGIDLYGCTRITKRGLERITQLPCLKVLNLGLWQMTDSEKVR, from the coding sequence atGGAGACCCACATCTCATGCTTGTTCCCCGAGCTGCTGGCCATGATCTTCGGCTACCTGGACGTCCGGGACAAGGGGCGCGCGGCGCAGGTGTGCACGGCCTGGCGGGACGCCGCCTACCACAAGTCGGTGTGGCGGGGTGTGGAGGCCAAGCTGCACCTGCGCCGGGCCAACCCGTCGCTGTTCCCCAGCCTGCAGGCCCGGGGCATCCGCCGGGTACAGATCCTGAGTCTCCGTCGCAGCCTCAGCTACGTGATCCAGGGCATGGCCAACATCGAGAGCCTCAACCTCAGCGGTTGCTACAACCTCACCGACAACGGGCTGGGCCACGCGTTCGTGCAGGAGATCGGCTCCCTGCGCGCCCTCAACCTGAGCCTCTGCAAGCAGATCACTGACAGCAGCCTGGGCCGCATAGCCCAGTACCTCAAGGGCCTGGAGGTGCTGGAGCTGGGGGGCTGCAGCAACATCACCAACACTGGCCTCTTGCTCATCGCCTGGGGCCTGCAGCGCCTCAAGAGCCTTAACCTCCGCAGCTGTCGCCACCTCTCGGACGTGGGCATCGGGCACCTGGCCGGCATGACACGCAGTGCGGCTGAGGGCTGCCTGGGCCTGGAGCAGCTCACGCTGCAGGACTGCCAGAAGCTCACCGATCTTTCCCTAAAGCACATCTCCCGCGGGCTGACGGGCCTGAGGCTCCTCAACCTTAGCTTCTGCGGGGGCATCTCAGACGCGGGCCTCCTGCACCTGTCGCACATGGGCAGCCTACGCAGCCTTAACCTGCGCTCCTGTGACAACATCAGTGACACAGGCATCATGCATCTGGCTATGGGCAGCCTGCGCCTCTCCGGACTGGATGTGTCCTTCTGTGACAAGGTTGGGGACCAGAGTCTGGCCTACATAGCTCAGGGGCTGGACGGCCTCAAGTCCCTCTCCCTCTGCTCCTGCCACATCAGTGACGATGGCATAAACCGCATGGTGCGGCAGATGCATGGGCTGCGCACGCTCAACATCGGACAGTGCGTTCGCATCACGGACAAGGGCCTGGAGCTAATCGCTGAGCACCTGAGCCAGCTTACCGGCATCGACCTGTACGGTTGTACCCGAATCACCAAGCGCGGCCTGGAGCGCATTACGCAGCTGCCCTGCCTCAAGGTACTCAACCTGGGACTCTGGCAGATGACGGACAGTGAGAAGGTCAGGTGA